Proteins found in one Nocardia brasiliensis ATCC 700358 genomic segment:
- a CDS encoding DUF3054 domain-containing protein, protein MKKLVPLVVDALLVILFCAIGRRSHDEAVLTGLLRTLWPFAIGLALGWLVAIAAASRLFGDAGRIARFDGTALWPTGILVWLGTLGGGMLLRVVSGQGTAFSFVLVAGVVLALFLLGWRAAIKALN, encoded by the coding sequence GTGAAGAAACTGGTGCCGTTGGTCGTCGATGCGCTGCTGGTGATCTTGTTCTGCGCGATCGGCAGGCGCAGTCACGACGAAGCGGTACTCACCGGCCTGCTGCGCACGCTGTGGCCGTTCGCGATCGGCCTGGCCCTGGGCTGGCTGGTCGCCATCGCCGCGGCGAGCAGGCTGTTCGGCGACGCCGGGCGGATCGCCCGCTTCGACGGAACCGCGCTGTGGCCCACCGGGATTCTGGTGTGGCTCGGCACGCTGGGCGGCGGCATGCTGCTGCGCGTGGTCAGCGGTCAGGGCACCGCGTTCAGCTTCGTGCTGGTCGCGGGTGTGGTGCTGGCGCTGTTCCTGCTCGGCTGGCGCGCGGCCATCAAAGCGTTGAACTAG
- a CDS encoding TetR/AcrR family transcriptional regulator yields MSSAIERAPRRRTMQQRREATIAKLIDATIEAICEVGIDRASVREICSRAGLSSGAMFKQFDGRPELIAAASEEILARLLRQFHAVVDHLAQGESSLEATVGFLRSAMSTPLTHALRQIYIATLHDPELQARIAPAVSSYYSELTTHAEQTDALAQFPEHVREPLTFIVVHLFSGEALTRVAYPRPDIQDRILEVTLDMLATYAADLKKR; encoded by the coding sequence ATGAGCAGTGCGATCGAACGAGCGCCCCGGCGCCGGACCATGCAGCAGCGCCGCGAGGCCACGATCGCGAAGTTGATCGACGCGACCATCGAGGCGATCTGCGAGGTCGGAATCGATCGGGCCTCGGTGCGGGAGATCTGCAGTCGCGCCGGACTGTCCAGCGGCGCGATGTTCAAGCAGTTCGACGGCCGTCCGGAACTGATCGCGGCCGCCTCGGAGGAGATCCTGGCCCGCCTGCTGCGTCAGTTCCATGCGGTGGTCGACCATTTGGCGCAGGGTGAGAGTTCGCTCGAGGCGACGGTGGGCTTCCTGCGTTCGGCGATGAGCACGCCGCTCACCCACGCCCTGCGTCAGATCTATATCGCCACCCTGCACGATCCGGAACTGCAGGCGCGGATCGCGCCCGCGGTGAGCAGCTACTACAGCGAACTCACCACGCACGCCGAGCAGACGGACGCGTTGGCGCAGTTCCCCGAGCACGTGCGCGAGCCGCTCACGTTCATCGTGGTGCACCTGTTCTCGGGCGAAGCCCTCACCCGCGTCGCGTACCCGCGCCCCGATATCCAGGACCGCATCCTCGAGGTCACCCTCGACATGCTCGCCACCTACGCCGCCGATCTGAAGAAGCGCTGA
- a CDS encoding helix-turn-helix transcriptional regulator, whose translation MPTEVIYNRIAMLRAERGISRRELAEALGVHYQTIGYLERGEYSPSLHLALRIAAYFEVSVEIVFSTNPFPRLGTETA comes from the coding sequence GTGCCTACTGAGGTCATCTACAACCGCATCGCGATGCTGCGCGCCGAGCGTGGCATCTCGCGGCGTGAGTTGGCGGAGGCGCTCGGCGTGCACTACCAGACGATCGGCTACCTGGAACGCGGCGAGTACAGCCCCAGCCTGCATCTCGCCCTGCGGATCGCGGCCTACTTCGAGGTGTCGGTGGAAATCGTCTTCTCCACCAACCCCTTTCCTCGCCTGGGCACCGAAACGGCTTGA
- a CDS encoding lysylphosphatidylglycerol synthase transmembrane domain-containing protein, producing MTANGELAGEPAPAHTDETRRGKFWWLKWVGGIALLGLLIAEGIYLWPRLHESWQKLSDIHWGWVAACIWLQALSMSGFGRVQKQLLNAGGVEVSQRKSVAVVYGATAMSVTLPAGQVFSTAFTYRQTRRFGASPIVASWQLVFSGVVAAVGLALLGVGGTFLSGGSIGPFKLVLSIAAVIALVWGGNYVSNNPGSLEALLRRALGLLNRLRKRPADQGASKVGDVLAQLESVKLGKRDGALVALWALLHRFADVACLGAACYAVGADPRLAGLLLAFAIGKAVGSIPFAPGGIVYVDATLIYGLTAAAGLPAAQAVAAAFVYRLVSFILVAIVGWIVFLFLFRTPQDDDAEYEKEFSQRRF from the coding sequence GTGACGGCCAATGGGGAACTGGCAGGAGAACCTGCGCCGGCGCACACGGACGAGACCCGCCGTGGCAAATTCTGGTGGCTGAAATGGGTCGGCGGCATCGCCCTGCTGGGTTTGTTGATCGCCGAGGGCATCTATCTGTGGCCCCGGCTGCACGAATCATGGCAAAAACTCAGCGACATACATTGGGGCTGGGTCGCCGCGTGTATTTGGTTGCAGGCATTGTCGATGAGCGGATTCGGCCGCGTGCAGAAACAACTGCTGAACGCGGGCGGCGTCGAAGTGAGCCAGCGCAAATCCGTCGCGGTGGTCTACGGCGCCACCGCCATGTCCGTCACTTTGCCCGCGGGGCAGGTGTTCTCCACCGCCTTCACCTACCGGCAGACCCGCCGCTTCGGCGCCAGCCCGATCGTGGCGTCCTGGCAGCTGGTGTTCTCCGGCGTGGTGGCCGCGGTCGGACTCGCGCTGCTCGGGGTGGGCGGCACGTTCCTGTCCGGCGGCAGCATCGGGCCGTTCAAGCTGGTCCTGTCGATCGCCGCGGTGATCGCCCTGGTGTGGGGCGGCAACTATGTCTCGAACAATCCCGGCTCGCTGGAGGCCCTGCTGCGCCGGGCGCTCGGGCTGCTGAACCGGCTCCGCAAACGCCCCGCCGACCAGGGCGCGAGCAAGGTCGGCGACGTACTGGCGCAATTGGAGTCGGTGAAACTCGGCAAACGCGATGGGGCACTCGTCGCGCTGTGGGCGCTGCTGCACCGCTTCGCGGACGTGGCCTGCCTCGGCGCCGCCTGCTACGCCGTCGGCGCCGACCCGCGGCTGGCCGGGCTGCTGCTCGCCTTCGCCATCGGTAAGGCCGTCGGCTCGATCCCGTTCGCCCCCGGCGGCATCGTCTATGTCGACGCGACCCTCATCTACGGCCTCACCGCGGCGGCGGGGCTGCCCGCGGCGCAGGCCGTGGCCGCCGCGTTCGTCTACCGGCTGGTGAGCTTCATCCTGGTGGCGATCGTCGGCTGGATCGTGTTCCTCTTCCTGTTCCGTACCCCGCAGGACGACGACGCCGAATACGAGAAGGAATTCTCCCAGCGCCGGTTCTGA
- a CDS encoding NTF2-like N-terminal transpeptidase domain-containing protein, with translation MDVWGSRRFRVRGAMALAGVAALAIAMGSCGIHEGKNEAEAVVERFTELLDKQDYTRASELTSYPTAASATLKQMFAGLQPGKVDYRKTQFIGLDAESAIFSMDADWNFGDRKNWNYSLQGNVRKLAIGWRISWDPAIVMPQLDHNRTVRLVRTQPAPAPKVNDIVGQPLMTEQPINVIKLDPAKMPDPVGSTNALAKAIEPVAPLITGPSLMQQVATSQGKPVVAVNLRESDFELLQPDMAPIPGVVMEKQQRLISADRRVWSPMLDALRKVQQESQDQHSGWGVQVFEQDGRFVTQLAGEQGPPGPDIAGTMDQRLQRAAEDAVVSAPTPASIVAIQPSSGAVVAVAQNTQASEHGPVAFTGLYPVGGNIELFRAVAALAKGKAPQDVPVPEAAEFAPALGVGVDFKVPGLDEVTGRLAVAGRSEQVRQGGGSDAVLASPFGMAIAAAAIARGSVPPPLIEVARPSTTDAQLAPLAPEITDRLRAMLRDATNAPEFASLRMYRDVTGFAATAGRDGWLIANMGDLAFAVHINDVDSGDATARMAVRMLQSLATPEP, from the coding sequence ATGGATGTGTGGGGATCCCGCCGCTTCCGCGTCCGGGGCGCTATGGCACTCGCGGGGGTGGCGGCGCTTGCGATCGCAATGGGATCGTGCGGGATACACGAGGGTAAGAACGAGGCCGAGGCGGTCGTCGAGCGTTTCACCGAACTGCTCGACAAACAGGACTACACCCGCGCCTCGGAACTCACGTCGTATCCCACCGCAGCTTCGGCAACCCTGAAGCAAATGTTTGCCGGCCTGCAGCCGGGCAAGGTGGATTATCGGAAGACCCAATTCATCGGGCTCGACGCGGAATCGGCCATCTTCAGCATGGATGCCGACTGGAACTTCGGCGACCGCAAAAACTGGAACTACAGCCTGCAGGGCAACGTGCGCAAGCTCGCGATCGGCTGGCGCATCTCGTGGGATCCGGCGATCGTGATGCCGCAGCTCGATCACAACCGCACCGTCCGTCTGGTGCGCACCCAGCCCGCCCCCGCGCCGAAGGTCAACGACATCGTGGGCCAGCCGCTCATGACCGAGCAGCCGATCAACGTGATCAAGCTCGACCCGGCGAAGATGCCCGACCCCGTCGGCTCGACCAACGCGCTGGCCAAGGCGATCGAACCGGTCGCTCCGCTGATCACCGGGCCGTCGCTGATGCAGCAGGTGGCCACCTCGCAGGGCAAGCCGGTGGTCGCGGTGAACCTGCGGGAATCCGATTTCGAACTGCTGCAGCCGGATATGGCGCCGATTCCGGGCGTCGTGATGGAGAAGCAGCAGCGGCTCATCTCCGCCGACCGCCGCGTCTGGTCGCCCATGCTGGACGCGCTGCGCAAGGTGCAGCAGGAAAGCCAGGATCAGCATTCCGGCTGGGGCGTGCAGGTATTCGAGCAGGACGGCCGGTTCGTCACGCAGCTGGCCGGCGAGCAGGGGCCGCCCGGCCCGGATATCGCGGGCACCATGGACCAGCGTTTGCAGCGCGCCGCCGAGGACGCGGTGGTCAGCGCGCCGACGCCCGCCTCGATCGTCGCGATCCAGCCCTCCAGCGGCGCGGTGGTCGCGGTCGCGCAGAACACCCAGGCCAGCGAGCACGGGCCGGTGGCGTTCACCGGGCTCTACCCGGTCGGTGGCAATATCGAGCTGTTCCGCGCCGTCGCCGCGCTCGCCAAAGGCAAGGCGCCGCAAGATGTTCCGGTGCCGGAGGCGGCCGAGTTCGCGCCCGCGCTCGGGGTCGGCGTCGATTTCAAGGTGCCCGGCCTCGACGAGGTGACCGGGCGGCTCGCGGTCGCGGGACGCAGTGAGCAGGTGCGCCAGGGCGGCGGCTCGGACGCGGTACTGGCCAGCCCGTTCGGCATGGCGATCGCCGCGGCGGCGATCGCGCGCGGCTCGGTGCCGCCGCCGCTCATCGAGGTCGCGCGGCCGAGCACCACCGACGCCCAGCTCGCGCCGCTGGCACCCGAGATCACCGATCGGCTGCGCGCGATGCTGCGGGACGCGACCAATGCCCCGGAGTTCGCGAGCCTGCGGATGTACCGTGACGTCACCGGTTTCGCGGCGACCGCGGGACGTGACGGATGGCTGATCGCGAACATGGGTGACCTGGCCTTCGCGGTGCACATCAACGATGTGGACAGCGGCGACGCGACCGCGCGGATGGCGGTGCGGATGCTGCAGTCGCTGGCAACCCCGGAGCCCTGA
- a CDS encoding winged helix-turn-helix transcriptional regulator, which translates to MSSDADHDVCGMSVAIDVVGGKWKLHLMWALGASPQRFGEIRRLLTGVSEKVLAENLRQLEASGVVHREVYPEVPPRVEYSLTPLGQELAVALRPLEEWGDKHRTELLGNLLASAS; encoded by the coding sequence ATGAGTAGTGACGCGGATCACGACGTGTGCGGCATGTCCGTGGCGATCGACGTCGTGGGCGGCAAGTGGAAACTGCACCTGATGTGGGCGCTCGGCGCCAGCCCGCAGCGCTTCGGCGAGATCCGCCGCCTGCTCACCGGCGTCAGCGAAAAGGTGCTCGCGGAGAACCTGCGCCAGCTCGAAGCCTCCGGCGTCGTGCACCGCGAGGTCTATCCCGAGGTCCCGCCCCGCGTCGAATACTCGCTCACGCCGCTCGGCCAGGAACTCGCCGTCGCCTTGCGTCCGCTCGAAGAGTGGGGCGACAAGCACCGCACCGAGCTGCTCGGCAACCTGCTGGCTTCGGCGAGTTAG
- a CDS encoding nitroreductase/quinone reductase family protein → MDLSTRYIGPSGLDPIMNRIANWLPRLGISVLGSRLLAVRGRKSGEWRTTMVNLLVREDGARFLVAPRGHTQWVRNLRVAGGGELRLGRRVEEFTAIELADADKVPLLRLYLQKWGWEVGKFFEGVTKDATDDELAAIAPGFPVFRIA, encoded by the coding sequence ATGGACCTCAGCACCCGGTACATCGGCCCGTCCGGCCTGGATCCGATCATGAACCGGATCGCCAACTGGCTGCCCCGGCTGGGCATCAGCGTGCTGGGTTCGCGGTTGCTCGCGGTGCGTGGCCGCAAGAGTGGGGAGTGGCGGACCACGATGGTGAATCTGCTGGTGCGCGAGGACGGCGCGCGATTCCTGGTCGCCCCGCGCGGGCACACCCAGTGGGTGCGCAACCTGCGCGTCGCGGGCGGCGGTGAACTGCGGCTCGGCCGCAGGGTCGAGGAATTCACCGCGATCGAGCTGGCCGACGCGGACAAGGTGCCGCTGCTGCGGCTCTACCTGCAGAAGTGGGGCTGGGAGGTGGGCAAGTTCTTCGAGGGCGTCACCAAGGACGCCACCGACGACGAACTCGCCGCCATCGCCCCGGGCTTCCCCGTTTTCCGGATCGCCTGA
- a CDS encoding ABC transporter ATP-binding protein produces MTVGQDVVLDVEKLRMRYGSTDVLHDVTFQARHGEVLVLLGPNGAGKTTTIEILEGFRMRSAGRVEILGVDPAHGDETWRARVGVVLQSWRDHGKWRVRELLDYQGAFYAPYGTDRIRRPWDTDELIEAVGLTHRANHRLRDLSGGQRRRMDVAIGIVGRPEVLFLDEPTAGFDPEARREFHDLVHRLADDQQTTILLTTHDLDEAEKLADRIMILAGGRIIADGSADELSRRVSGKAEISWTNDGQRFVHSTAESTEFVHELFRQYGSAIGDLEVRRASLEETYMTLVRRYEAGELESDVHTLEEVGR; encoded by the coding sequence ATGACCGTGGGTCAGGACGTCGTCCTCGACGTCGAAAAGCTGCGGATGCGTTACGGCTCGACCGACGTGCTGCACGACGTGACCTTTCAGGCCCGCCACGGCGAAGTGCTCGTGCTGCTCGGCCCGAACGGGGCGGGCAAGACCACCACCATCGAGATCCTCGAGGGCTTCCGGATGCGGTCGGCGGGCCGGGTCGAGATCCTCGGCGTCGATCCGGCGCACGGCGACGAGACGTGGCGGGCGCGCGTCGGCGTCGTCCTGCAGTCGTGGCGCGATCACGGCAAGTGGCGTGTGCGTGAACTGCTCGACTATCAAGGCGCCTTTTACGCGCCCTATGGCACGGATCGGATCCGAAGGCCTTGGGACACCGACGAACTCATCGAAGCCGTCGGCCTCACGCATCGGGCGAATCATCGGCTGCGTGATCTGTCCGGTGGCCAGCGGCGCCGGATGGACGTGGCGATCGGCATCGTCGGGCGTCCCGAGGTGCTGTTCCTGGACGAGCCGACCGCCGGCTTCGACCCGGAGGCCAGGCGCGAATTCCACGACCTGGTGCACCGGCTCGCCGACGACCAGCAGACCACCATCCTGCTCACCACGCACGACCTCGACGAGGCCGAGAAACTCGCCGATCGGATCATGATCCTGGCCGGCGGGCGGATCATCGCCGACGGCTCGGCCGACGAACTGTCGCGGCGGGTCTCCGGCAAGGCCGAGATCAGCTGGACCAACGACGGGCAACGGTTCGTGCACTCGACCGCCGAATCGACCGAGTTCGTGCACGAACTCTTCCGGCAGTACGGCAGCGCGATCGGCGACCTGGAGGTCCGGCGCGCCTCGCTGGAGGAGACGTACATGACGCTGGTGCGCCGGTACGAGGCCGGCGAACTCGAGTCCGACGTGCACACCCTCGAGGAGGTAGGACGATGA
- a CDS encoding NAD(P)-dependent oxidoreductase — MSEQHTPRSVSVVGLGPMGQSMVRALLDAGVEVTVWNRSTDKVDAMVELGAVRAETVAAALAANDVTVLSLTHYAAMYSVLEQAADQLAGKVIVNLSSDSPEKARKGAEWVRSHGAEFLSGGVMSAGDNIAHPASYIFYSGPREVFDAHAELLRPLSPQEYLGTDDGLSQVYYQALLTIFHPWLLAFDQATAMIERSGNSIAQFIPFAVRSAAAYPYFMEEFSVANQNGGWATLASLKMMDAGAQHIIDASEEVGVDATFSHTAQAYWRKAVAASEEKGEAVSTYALMRGADA; from the coding sequence ATGTCCGAGCAGCACACCCCCCGTTCCGTTTCCGTCGTGGGCCTCGGGCCGATGGGCCAGTCCATGGTCCGGGCCCTGCTCGACGCCGGCGTCGAGGTGACGGTCTGGAATCGCAGCACCGACAAGGTCGACGCGATGGTCGAACTCGGCGCCGTGCGGGCCGAGACGGTCGCGGCGGCGCTGGCGGCCAACGACGTGACGGTGCTGAGCCTCACCCACTACGCGGCCATGTACAGCGTGCTCGAGCAGGCAGCGGATCAGCTGGCCGGCAAGGTGATCGTCAACCTGTCCTCGGACTCCCCGGAGAAGGCGCGCAAGGGCGCCGAGTGGGTCCGTTCGCACGGCGCCGAATTCCTTTCCGGCGGTGTGATGTCGGCGGGTGACAACATCGCCCACCCGGCGTCGTACATCTTCTACAGCGGTCCGCGCGAGGTCTTCGACGCGCATGCCGAGCTGCTGCGCCCGCTGAGCCCGCAGGAGTACCTCGGCACGGACGACGGTCTGTCGCAGGTCTACTACCAGGCCTTGCTGACCATCTTCCATCCGTGGCTGCTCGCCTTCGACCAGGCGACCGCGATGATCGAGCGGTCCGGCAACAGCATCGCGCAGTTCATCCCGTTCGCCGTGCGCTCCGCGGCCGCGTACCCCTACTTCATGGAGGAGTTCTCGGTCGCCAACCAGAACGGCGGCTGGGCCACGCTGGCGAGCCTGAAAATGATGGACGCGGGCGCGCAGCACATCATCGATGCCAGCGAAGAGGTCGGCGTCGACGCGACGTTCTCGCACACCGCACAGGCCTACTGGCGCAAGGCCGTCGCGGCCAGCGAGGAGAAGGGCGAGGCCGTCTCCACCTACGCCCTGATGCGTGGCGCCGACGCGTGA
- a CDS encoding ABC transporter permease, whose amino-acid sequence MNPLLPAVRQGLIRGRIELRQGLTNGQDLFGLLFWPLAMLVVLFFMRNASFESSGLLLGSLALPSVIGMLVAINGMIGMGQQLAMDREDGTLLRAKATPNGMVGYLLGKIVQVSGWVVIPGAIVLIPGMFMVDGLALHTVGAWLTLIGVMVLGLLATLPIGAIFGSMFDNPRNFSLMTFPVMGVIAVSGIFYPITSLPGWVQGLAQVFPVYWLGLGMRSAMLPGEAVAIELGQSWRHLETVAVLGVWAVAGLVVAPFVLRRMARRESGSSVAERREKAIQRAY is encoded by the coding sequence ATGAACCCGCTGCTGCCCGCGGTCCGGCAGGGCCTGATCCGCGGCCGGATCGAACTGCGCCAAGGGCTCACCAACGGGCAGGACCTGTTCGGGCTGCTGTTCTGGCCGTTGGCGATGCTGGTCGTGCTGTTCTTCATGCGCAATGCCTCGTTCGAGTCGAGCGGACTGCTGCTCGGCTCGCTCGCGCTGCCCAGCGTGATCGGCATGCTGGTCGCGATCAACGGGATGATCGGGATGGGTCAGCAACTGGCCATGGATCGCGAGGACGGCACGCTGCTGCGCGCCAAGGCGACCCCCAATGGCATGGTCGGCTACCTGCTCGGCAAAATCGTCCAGGTGTCCGGTTGGGTTGTCATTCCTGGTGCCATCGTCCTGATCCCCGGGATGTTCATGGTCGACGGCCTGGCGCTGCACACGGTCGGGGCGTGGCTGACGCTGATCGGGGTGATGGTGCTCGGGCTGCTCGCCACCCTGCCGATCGGCGCGATCTTCGGGTCCATGTTCGACAACCCGCGCAACTTCTCGTTGATGACCTTTCCGGTCATGGGGGTGATCGCGGTGTCCGGCATCTTCTATCCGATCACGTCGCTGCCGGGCTGGGTGCAGGGGCTCGCGCAGGTGTTCCCGGTGTACTGGCTCGGGCTGGGGATGCGCTCGGCGATGTTGCCCGGCGAGGCGGTCGCCATCGAACTCGGGCAGTCCTGGCGGCACCTGGAAACCGTTGCGGTGCTTGGTGTCTGGGCCGTGGCCGGCCTGGTGGTCGCACCGTTCGTGCTACGGAGGATGGCCCGGCGGGAATCCGGTTCGAGCGTGGCCGAGCGCCGCGAGAAAGCGATACAGCGTGCCTACTGA
- a CDS encoding ArsR/SmtB family transcription factor: MDEVFRALADPHRRRLLDSLNARNGQTLRELCGGLAMARQSVSKHLAVLEVANLITTRRSGREKLHYLNAEPINAITERWINRYDRSRVRALADLKQALEANPMSDNTFVYTTYIKTTAQQLWRALTDSAFTSRYWGATFDTDWQPGSEMVWHQRDWRSKDPEQVVLEADPYTRLSYTWHSFDAEFAATFEMNPDEVAAWGREPRSKVTFELEPAGEVVKLTVVHDGFAPGSAVLEGISGGWPAILSGLKTLLETGEPLPDPEPAQS; the protein is encoded by the coding sequence ATGGACGAGGTATTCCGAGCACTGGCCGATCCGCACCGCAGACGACTGCTGGACAGTCTCAACGCGCGCAACGGGCAGACCCTGCGCGAACTGTGCGGGGGGCTGGCGATGGCACGACAATCGGTCAGCAAACATCTTGCCGTGCTCGAGGTGGCGAACTTGATCACCACCCGGCGCAGCGGCCGCGAAAAGCTGCACTACCTCAACGCCGAGCCCATCAACGCCATCACCGAGCGCTGGATCAACCGGTACGACCGCTCGCGAGTGCGCGCACTCGCCGACCTGAAGCAAGCACTGGAGGCAAACCCCATGAGCGACAACACTTTCGTCTACACCACCTACATCAAAACCACCGCGCAACAGCTGTGGCGGGCGCTGACGGATTCGGCGTTCACCAGTCGCTACTGGGGCGCGACGTTCGACACCGACTGGCAGCCGGGCTCGGAAATGGTGTGGCACCAACGTGATTGGCGCAGCAAGGACCCTGAGCAGGTGGTACTCGAAGCCGACCCGTACACCAGGCTTTCCTACACCTGGCACAGCTTCGACGCCGAGTTCGCCGCGACCTTCGAGATGAACCCCGACGAGGTCGCCGCCTGGGGCCGCGAACCGCGCTCCAAGGTCACCTTCGAGCTCGAGCCGGCAGGCGAGGTGGTCAAGCTGACCGTCGTGCACGACGGCTTCGCGCCGGGCAGCGCGGTGCTGGAGGGCATCAGCGGCGGCTGGCCCGCGATCCTGTCCGGACTCAAGACCCTGCTGGAGACCGGCGAGCCGCTGCCCGACCCGGAACCTGCGCAGTCCTGA
- the aroQ gene encoding type II 3-dehydroquinate dehydratase produces MSAPGPILVLNGPNLNMLGTRQPEVYGSATLDDVVELCRQTAERYGREIAAFQSNSEGALIDRIHRARGVESAIVINPGGLTHTSVALRDALVIPEVPIVEVHISNVHAREEFRHHSYISPIATAVVAGMGIQGYAAAIEFLVRSA; encoded by the coding sequence ATGTCCGCACCTGGTCCGATCCTGGTCCTCAACGGCCCGAACCTGAACATGCTCGGCACCCGGCAGCCGGAGGTTTACGGGTCGGCGACGCTCGACGACGTCGTCGAGCTCTGCAGGCAGACCGCCGAACGCTACGGCCGCGAGATCGCGGCGTTCCAGTCGAATTCCGAAGGCGCGCTGATCGACCGCATCCATCGGGCGCGGGGCGTCGAATCGGCCATCGTGATCAATCCCGGCGGACTCACCCACACCTCGGTGGCCCTGCGGGACGCGCTGGTTATTCCGGAGGTGCCGATCGTCGAGGTGCACATCAGCAATGTGCACGCGCGGGAGGAATTCCGGCACCACTCCTATATCTCGCCGATCGCCACCGCGGTGGTCGCCGGGATGGGCATCCAGGGCTACGCGGCAGCCATCGAATTCCTGGTCCGCTCCGCCTGA
- a CDS encoding glycerate kinase, translating to MTREAPRRVVLAPDKFKGSLPAPGVAAALADGIARVAPEVTVEQVPVADGGDGTVDAFVAAGWQRVELRAPGPTGVVTETSYAVQGTTAVIELAAVVGLVKLPRGQPDPLGSSTYGLGMVLAHALDHGVTDIVLGLGGSASTDGGAGMVQALGGRILTAEGHELPRGGAALAQAARFDRSRLHPGLGSVTVTVASDVDNPLLGPAGAIAVYAPQKGAGATDLDTLETALANWARLAGPQFVDRPGAGAAGGTGFGALAVLGARMRSGIEVILELLDFRTLLEGAALVVTGEGALDRQSLHGKAPIGVCAVANSLHVPVVAAVGRTSLTAQEIRAAGFADCYALSDLEPDPDRSIAAAATLLEQVGTQIARCRL from the coding sequence ATGACACGGGAAGCCCCGCGCCGGGTGGTGCTAGCGCCGGACAAGTTCAAAGGGTCGTTGCCCGCGCCTGGCGTGGCGGCGGCGCTGGCCGACGGCATCGCACGCGTCGCCCCGGAGGTGACGGTCGAGCAGGTACCGGTCGCCGACGGGGGCGACGGCACGGTGGACGCCTTCGTGGCGGCGGGATGGCAGCGGGTGGAGCTGCGCGCGCCCGGCCCGACCGGTGTCGTGACGGAAACGTCGTACGCGGTGCAGGGCACGACCGCCGTCATCGAATTGGCCGCCGTGGTGGGATTGGTGAAACTTCCAAGGGGACAGCCTGATCCACTCGGCTCGAGTACCTATGGGCTGGGCATGGTGCTCGCGCACGCACTGGACCACGGGGTCACCGATATCGTGCTCGGGCTCGGCGGCAGCGCCTCGACCGACGGCGGCGCGGGCATGGTGCAGGCGTTGGGCGGACGCATCCTGACCGCCGAGGGTCACGAATTACCGCGCGGCGGTGCGGCTTTGGCGCAGGCTGCGCGATTCGACCGGTCGCGACTGCATCCCGGGCTCGGTTCCGTCACCGTTACGGTCGCCTCCGATGTGGACAACCCCCTCCTCGGTCCGGCAGGCGCAATCGCGGTCTACGCGCCGCAGAAGGGTGCGGGCGCAACGGATCTCGACACACTGGAGACGGCGCTCGCCAATTGGGCGCGGCTCGCGGGGCCGCAGTTCGTGGACCGCCCCGGGGCGGGTGCCGCGGGCGGGACCGGGTTCGGGGCGCTGGCCGTGCTGGGCGCAAGGATGCGCAGCGGCATCGAGGTGATCCTCGAATTACTAGATTTCCGAACACTTCTCGAGGGCGCGGCACTGGTCGTCACGGGCGAGGGCGCCCTCGACCGGCAAAGCCTGCACGGCAAAGCGCCGATCGGCGTCTGCGCGGTCGCGAATTCGCTGCACGTCCCCGTCGTCGCGGCCGTCGGCCGAACCTCGCTCACCGCGCAGGAGATTCGAGCGGCGGGCTTCGCCGACTGCTACGCGCTCAGCGATCTCGAACCGGACCCGGACCGCTCGATCGCCGCGGCCGCCACGCTACTGGAGCAGGTGGGCACGCAGATCGCCCGCTGTCGCCTCTGA
- a CDS encoding MmcQ/YjbR family DNA-binding protein, which yields MAVHSDEFFRIIDALVDVRSSAGEKYTSYKVRGKLFGYYWPRTQTVGLKQTLSEQQALVAERPKVFEEQFTAGGFGWVVVYLDGIEADELAELVFEAWRLSAPDALLAEVPEWSPAPHRQSR from the coding sequence ATGGCTGTACACAGTGACGAGTTCTTCCGGATCATCGACGCGCTCGTCGACGTGCGCAGCAGCGCGGGTGAGAAATACACCTCCTACAAGGTGCGCGGGAAACTCTTCGGCTACTACTGGCCGCGCACCCAGACCGTCGGCCTGAAGCAGACGCTGTCCGAGCAGCAGGCCCTGGTCGCCGAGCGGCCGAAGGTGTTCGAAGAGCAGTTCACCGCAGGCGGTTTCGGCTGGGTCGTCGTTTACCTGGACGGCATCGAGGCCGACGAACTGGCCGAACTCGTCTTCGAGGCCTGGCGCCTGTCCGCCCCCGATGCGCTGCTCGCCGAGGTCCCCGAGTGGAGCCCGGCACCGCACCGGCAATCGCGGTAG